In the Hordeum vulgare subsp. vulgare chromosome 7H, MorexV3_pseudomolecules_assembly, whole genome shotgun sequence genome, one interval contains:
- the LOC123407892 gene encoding 2,3-bisphosphoglycerate-dependent phosphoglycerate mutase 1-like yields the protein MAAATSHNAIVSTQSHRWDGKSSRLDKGRANVRLVSVGSCCSGNRKLGLVCASGSQSSVIDPVHLPSNGKGAHSPKKSSESSLILIRHGESMWNEKNLFTGCVDVPLTPKGVEEAIEAGKRICNIPIDVIFTSAMIRSQMTAMLAMMQHRRKKVPIITHKESEQAQSWSQIYSEDTKEQSIPVITAWQLNERMYGELQGLNKQETADRFGKEQVHEWRRSYDTPPPNGESLEMCADRAVSYFKDQVVPHLTAGKHVMVAAHANSLRSIIMHLDKLTSQEVISLELSTGIPMLYIFKEGEFIRRGSPVGPSEASVYAYTRNLATYRDTLDSMVQ from the exons ATGGCAGCGGCTACATCTCACAATGCCATAGTGTCCACACAATCCCACCGGTGGGACGgcaagagctctagattggacaaGGGAAGAGCCAATGTGCGTCTGGTTTCAGTTGGAAGTTGCTGctcaggcaacagaaagttgggtcTGGTTTGTGCATCGGGCTCCCAGTCTTCAGTCATTGACCCGGTTCACCTACCCTCGAATGGCAAGGGTGCCCACAGCCCCAAGAAATCAA GTGAGAGTTCCCTTATATTGATCCGGCACGGTGAGTCGATGTGGAACGAGAAGAATCTGTTTACTGGCTGCGTCGATGTGCCCCTGACACCGAAGGGCGTGGAGGAGGCCATCGAGGCGGGTAAGAGGATATGCAATATTCCAATCGATGTAATATTTACGTCGGCGATGATTCGTTCTCAGATGACTGCAATGCTTGCCATGATGCAGCATCGGCGCAAGAAG GTTCCAATCATCACGCATAAGGAGAGCGAACAAGCTCAAAGTTGGAGTCAGATATACAGTGAAGATACAAAAGAACAGTCCATTCCTGTCATAACAGCTTGGCAACTGAACGAACGGAT GTATGGTGAATTGCAAGGTCTCAATAAGCAAGAAACTGCAGACAGGTTTGGCAAAGAACAAGTTCATGAATGGCGCCGTAGTTACGACACTCCTCCCCCTAATGGTGAGAGCCTAGAGATGTGTGCAGACAGAGCCGTTTCCTATTTCAAAGATCAG GTTGTTCCCCATCTCACGGCTGGAAAGCATGTGATGGTTGCTGCACATGCAAACTCGCTTCGATCAATCATAATGCATCTAGACAAATTGACTTCTCAGGAG GTAATCAGCCTCGAGTTGTCAACAGGCATTCCTATGCTCTACATATTTAAGGAAGGTGAGTTTATTAGACGGGGGAGCCCAGTGGGACCTTCTGAAGCAAGTGTTTATGCTTATACAAGG AACTTGGCTACGTACAGAGACACGCTTGATAGTATGGTTCAGTGA